Below is a window of Rhea pennata isolate bPtePen1 chromosome 2, bPtePen1.pri, whole genome shotgun sequence DNA.
GAAACACTCAAACTCATGAGTGTATTgggcacttttttttcctatatttcctgaacttttctttattttcaaacagtTCTGAGTAATGCAGTTGAACAAAGAATCATGGCTTATCTTTaaagttttctgtgtttattgttttgctttagAGTGTGATCTTTTTAAATCCAAAATAGATTTGTTTAATACCTAATCATAAAGGATCTATTATGTTCAATCATAAGTATATAATATGAAGTACATATCTGTTAACATTTTGTACTTTATATTTCTAATCTGAATTTGCCCATGTATAATTTCACCCCCCTTGACaatttttatacatttaagTATATATAGTAAGTATAGTTATGTATACATAATTAAGCTAGAGTGAAAATCCCTCTTTTATCTTTGTCTCAAATTTCTGTTCCCTTTGTACATAATCTACATTGTCATCAAGGCACTCTTCAGCCTCTCTGTAACACTGTCGTTATTTTGACTAAATGCGtgatctttttccttcttgctatGCAGTCAAAATTTTGTAAAACTATTTGTGTAACTGCATGGGCTGCTCTGTCCAGTTCTGTGAGGGAGAATATCCTATTGCAAATAGTTTCTGATGTATTGATACTGTTATTCTACACTTGCTTGTGACACTTTATCCCCTTATATATGTAGAAGGATATTTGTCCAAATATTCCCAGAACTAACTGATAGAAAGCAGTTAAGAAATTGTGTAAATGCAGATAGATGCAATGGTTGATGGTTGTGGTGGGAACATAGCatgaagagattatttttaatcaagtcTTGTCTTTGTGAGGGAGAAAAGCAGTCTGATACAATCgcttaaattattttagctgCACCAATAAAATAGTTATTACTCTGGAGCTtaaatttttaatcattaacaaatgttacagaatcacacaatagttgaggttggcagggacctctggaggtcacgtagtccaaccaccctgctcaagcagggtacctagagcatgttggacagggttgcatccaggcagaccttgaagatctccagagaaggagactccacaacttctctgggcaaccagtgctctgtcactctaaaagtttttcctcatgtttatTGTCATTGTGGACCTGTGCTTCAGCTGCTTGTGCCTCATGTTAAACTATTTGCATGTGCCTGAAATCCGTCAGTCTTGCTTATCGAGATACTCTCTTAAAGTAGTTGGGAGTTTTGTATAAAACCACCAGTGAGGGTTGGTGTGAGGATAACAGGACTGTAACAATCTGACCATTAATCTGCACAGTGTCTAGTTCTAAACATTCTTAGGTATCTTACAGTTTCCCAGAAGCTGGGCAGTAAAATACCTTTTCAAGTTCAGATACCTGAGTAaatttaaagggaaataaagtaacatttaactcttttatttttttctgtattattttcagattaaagaTGTGCCTTCTTTACTATGTGAAGTCAATACCAAAGCTAGGCTGACATGTCTGGCAGTATGGTTTGACCACAtttcagaaatcaaagaaaattctGATGAAACTGCAACATCATCCCAAGGTAATAGAATCGTGTGTATTTTTAGTTGTTAACGTGATTGTGAAGTGGAAGATACTTAGTGGGAGGTTTTTTCATACATACATTGGAAAAATTTATGTAGCTTGAAGAATTGGAGATAATGAGATTGGTAAGTGACACACATATCCTTACTCATCTAGTAAGAGTCCCAAGTCTACACATAGTAATGATACAACTACAGAAGTAAGCGTAGGAAGATAGGCACAAGGACTGAGCTATGATTTGGGTCTGAGCAATGGTTTATTTGTATCTAGAAACCAGTTGCATGATATATTGTCACCTAGTTGGAAGATATCAGCCTTTTTGCACTTCTGTTATAGAaaatttttgttcctttttgctgaaataacaTACTGAGGAACACAGTGGGAAgcttttttaaacagatatgaaaagaataaacagtTTGAtagaactgcatttttttgtatGCACGTAGGAAAAAATAGATCTGAGGCCAATACATTTGGGCAAATTTACAAAATCCAGGTCAGtatcttttcttattttgttttcctctataGTAACCTATTTACAAACTTGATCTTCAGattatttccatttcacagGCAAAGCTGTCATAAATGGCAAATTCTACTTTAAATTATTTCCCTTTAACAAAGGGGGACCATAAAATGATTCAAAAAAGTCTCTGTACCTCCTTAAACTACAAAGACTGGAAGTAAACATagtaaaaaaatttttgctttttttcagcaaatgaagATGAGAAATTATCAATagtcaggaaaaagaaagtttgttgGACTGATAAGAATggtaaaacagcaaaaagagatagaaaaattatttctgagaagCGAAAATTGGAAACTCcactgcaaaagaagaaaaagaaactgaagagctCAGAATGAAGGCAACTACCTTCTCTCTtgaataaaaagtaaatgctGGTGTTTCTAAAATCAGTTTTTACAAAGGTGTAAACCTGTGACAGAATGTACACTTTTGAAGCGATCTGATGTTTCAAAGTAACAACATCTTTTACTCTGAGGAATTGACTGATCATTGTGTGAAGTACCAAAAGAAGTGACAACTTTTCCTAAGCaacaaggcaaaaataaatgcatgaagtgtaatatgtgtattttttaattaacaacGCCATATATTCTTTAACTAGCTCTGAAAATGTCAactaaagcaattaaaatagcTACATCTACATCAGTGATTATGTTTGTGTCTCAGTTAAATGCAAATTGAAAATACCTACAGTTTGTCATTTTAGTGTTGAAAAAGTTACTGTTCTTTTGACTTAGAAAGGATCTGCCTTTATCATGCAttccttttgcttctgtaaGAAGGAACAAATTTGAATTACTTAAAATACGATGATCAAATTCCACTCATACTTTCActaaaaaaatttgctttttaccTCTTGTCATATATGTAGAgtttataaacaaaatgtttatttttttaaccttataTTTCATgcctttaatgttttttaagtttttgtgCCCATACATATAGTTTAGGTCCCTTTTTTCCAGGAGTTGATTTTCCTCGTTTAAATGAATACTCATAAAAATTCTGTATCAAGTTTATAGTATATACTTTCAAGAACTTTCAAAATACTAGTATTTATGAAATACGGATAGAATAGCTTTAGGAGGTCACAtgatttaagtcttttttttcagaagactaTGTATATTTAAGTGGAAGAATTTATATTGAgtaaatttttccattttcctcccttccctttaGTCTGAGCTGtattgtaaaaaaagaaaaaaagaaaaattgaaaaattatcTAACATATTTGAAGTTTGTCATGATGGAAGAATGTTACCCATCTGTTCTGTACTTAAACAAAAAGTGAATTCCTGTACTTATCAGTCAGTGGGAACAGGATTTTATTCTAAGTCTCAACATAAGCATACAGTGGGAAAAACAAAGTTGAGGTGGAGAGAACAAGGTCAAATAGTTGTActaaatgttcttttatttcttttaaataaggcattttaatgttgttttctgCACTATGATAGCagtctgttttcaaaagatAGTTGGAGTTATACTTTGTTCTGATTCACTTTAGGAATAATCTGCTTTTCCTTATTCATGTTACAAGAGAAAAGgtcaaagaaatctgaaaaatgattGAGCCAAATCTAGAGACAGGATTGCAGTCTGTCTTAAGGATATAAAATAGGACATAACTCCAGATGAGGTCCGAGTATGCTCTGACACTGAAACAAAGTGAGTATCTTCTGGGCTGTAGTGAGATTATTCATGTGGCAATGGCAGTATTCTCTTCAAGGTAGATGTCGGTAAATTGTGTGTGTGACTGTTTCCTTTATTTAGATAGTGCTCATAACCCCTGTAGGAGTTCGGTTTAATTCAACAATAGAGATTTCAGCTgtactttaattttaatttacacAGCTTTGAACTTTAGTGGTACTTTGAATATGTGTGTACACAAACACTGCCAAATAATACAAGACTTAAAACAGTTTGTAGACTTGGCAGATTTTTAACTGATAGCTAGATACCTGTGGTATACAGGACTTGTAATATTCTCTTATTTAAGCTTcgtaaaatattttcagataccTATTTTATAGTGTTGACAAAGACTGCTGCTTGACAAAATGGCTACTACTACTAAAACAATTGCCatcatttgaatttttgaatACATGAGCTTATAACCATGCACGTCACGATTTACAGAAATAAGCTCAGGTCTGAGCATCAGAAAAAATCCAGTctgcactgtattttaaagatgaagaagCAACAAGTCAGAGAATTTTGGTTCTAAGAGCTAGACTTATAAATAAACATTAGACATCTGTGTAAATTTGAACACTCTGTGTAGTAACAAGGAACTACGCATCTCATGAgattatggagtctccttctctggagatcttcaaagcccacctggatgcaaccctgtctaacagctgtaggtgaccctgctgagcaggggggttggctagatgatctccagaggtccctgccaaccttactgatcctatgattctatgatagtGAGGCTTGGAACAATTTGTGACTGCAGCAGGAGATAGGGAAGACAACAGCTTTTATAGTGAAATACAGAACTCATATTTTGTTTACCTTGAGTGAATGTTCAACTACTAATCAGTActtggcaattttttttcttgcacacattttcttttccagaacaTTCTCCATTCTTGTTATGGTGAGTGACAGAGGGGAGCCAacagggcagagagagaggacaAGTCGGCAGGGAGAAAGCTTCTCCTGTGTCAGGGTGAACATGGATGACACTGGCAAAGTAGATAGAGCCATGGCTGCAAATCACAGCCTGGGAAGCAGCCTCTCGGCAGAGCCTCAAGTGacttcagcagctctggcagctgTGGGTAGGAATATTTTATAACCCTCTCTTTGGGAATTCCTGAACTGCATTACAAAACGCAGCCCACTGAAACCTGAGCCCACAGCTTCAACAGAAAACTGAACCCCATCCCAGAGTAGCCTAGATATGCATTGGTTAAGGCACTTTTCTGGGAAACAGAAGATCTATGTTTAAACCATTTATTCCAAAAGGGAATTAAAACACTCTCCTGCTGACTGACCCTTAGGCTAACTCATACAAGACAGAAACACCCGCCCGTTCTAAAGCAagctgcattttgcagaaaGCCCAGAGTAGTGAGGTTTTGTAGCGCAAAACATCTACTATGTCTCTACTATGGAGGGCTACTAAAGGCCAGCTCAGGGGCATGGCTGGAGCTCTGCTGCTTGTGTGGCTAAATGTACATGAGAGGTAAGTGCCCACCCAACTGGAATAAATCATGCAGCACCACTTAAGTAAAGAAAGCCAGTTTCAGCACTTAACAAAACAAAGTTCAGCATAAATCTGTGTACACAATTTTAATCAtctgtcaacattttttttccagactaaaaaaaaaaaagcaaaacattttaccagatactttcttctgtcttttgacTTGTTTCCCATTGCACTAGCGATGACTGTATTTTGAGGATTATAAAGTAGTCTACATTTTCCATAAAAAGGTTCTGCTGAAATTCTTACTCAAAGCTAGAAGCAGCATGTTGACTGCCTGGAGATGTGACCCGCACCAAAACCCAACCCCAAATTCGCAGCTGCACCATAAACCCTCACGTCATTTAGAGGACTAGGACGCACTGGGCGGAAATAAGTACAGTGCGGAGGGAGCCCGGCTGCCTCACTGAAGCAGCCCACAAAACCTCGTTTATACCGAAGTGTGTTCTCGTTTGCAGGCGGCTCCGTGCCTGGACATCCCCAGCACGCCCCTCCCGCATTGCCGTGCGGAGATCCCCGCACTTTCTTCGGGGCGCATCCAACCCCGCCTCCTTacatcttttactttttctcctcctccaaaacCAGCCGGAAAAGGGAGGTTTTGGGCGGTGCGCTGCTcgctctcttcccttccccttccgTACCCTGCTCCGCCCCGGGCTGcagcgcagcggggccggcagGCGGTGAGTGCTGCGGGGGGCtcgggccggcggggcgctgATGCTGAGCTGCGCCGCCTTCCCAGCAAACTGGCTTGCAGCTCTTACACCTCCTGTAGGGTGTAGGCAGGCCTTGATTGCGAAAACACTCCCTGCAGCAAtagagtgattaaaaaaaaaagaaaaaagaaaaaaaggacagctCTCTACCCTCTCCCCactcccttctctttttttttcttccagtttccaGCATGGCTGTGGACTGGCTCGGCTTTGGCTATGCTGCCCTGGTGGCAACAGGAGGGCTTATTGGCTATGCAAAAGCAGGTATGGTGTGCAAGTTGCTTGTCGTGAatccctccttccccaccccACGCAGCAACATAAATGTATGTGAGCTGATGGCTTCTTACAAAAACTTCCTATCTCGGTGCTCATGCAGATGTAAAGCTTGTCAGGCTGTGCCATGTGTTGATAACTTGCTTCTGTTGGGGTGCGGTGCTTTTCAGTTTGAGCTGGTGCTTTGGGTTGATAAGCCCACAGTTTGCTCTCTGGTGGGTGTTGGTGTACAGCCTCTCTGTTGAGCTCTTTGGGACAACCAACAGAAGTTTGCTTCAGAAaggctttctcctttcctgttattttaaatataagcatTCTATAACTGTTCTGTGTTTTCAAGTGACATGAATCACAAGGGTTTCCCTCCCCCCCTACCCTCTTACAGACTAGTAAGACTCTTTTTAATGGTTGGCATTACCAGTGTCCTGCGTGCTGCAGAGAGAGTTTTCAGAAGGATCCCTTCTACAAGTACAGCTGAACAGCAAAAATCGGTCTTTAAGCTTGTTTCTGTTCCACACTGCTCACGTTAAGCTTACTCCCTAGCCTACACCTTCCCCTTCCTGACCTTTTTCTCAGTTGCTCTCCTCCAGCAGAACTGTGGATTCAccactgctgcagcacagtCCATTACTGCTTTGGAAATCCCTGAGCCATCTCAGTGCTGGTGATATAATGCGTATTCCTGCattgctgaagtcaatgggaagCTTACCGGTGTATCTGACTACATAGCTGCTAACACCTACTCCCTACTGCTTTCTACTGGCTTGCTTTGTCCTTTGGGCTGGGAGTGGAGTTTAGGCCAGGAGGGGCAATACGGAGAACTTAAATAACTAATTTTCTGCATAGTTCTCTGAGCTCATTACAAAACAATAGGCAAGATTATCAATACTATCACTAATGATATTATCCTCTATTCCCAGGTGGGAGGACAAGGTCATGTTGAGGCAAGAAGAAAATCCAGCTCATAGGGTTTTTGAAGGGGGACATGAACTTTATGAGAAATAGTAAAATGGAGGAATTAAAGAGCAAAGGTGCAAGATCAGACAAAAGGACATGTTTGTACAGCAACTTGtagggaaataaaaaaacttGTCATATCCCTACTAATAACTGGCTGCTTTTTGATAACAAACACTGAATGAGCATGTTTGAAAGAATAGAGAGGAATGATGAAAGAGAGCACAGTCCAGAAGTATAGTTGCTTTATTCTTCACTGTCTACTTTCCATAAGCATATCTGCAAGTGTACAGTCAATCCAGTTGTGGAATAGAGTGACTGTTTTGCTATccttattaaaaatggaaaaaaatgtaatggtaTTCACAGAGGTTGTTAAATGTAATGATCAGTAGGTAGGCTCTTTAACTGGAAAAGATTTGAAATCTAACGATTATGTGCAGTTGATGatacctttttctgttttggaggtGCATTAATGAAGTAAAAGAcaacttttatattttcatgaTTCTCCCAAATTGATTAATAATTTGCCATGAAAATGTCTtggaagaagcaaaacaaaatggaacCTTAATCGATAGATCTAGTTATAAAAGAACAAATCATCTTAGCTTTATTTAGCCACAAAGCCAGTGGCCAGCAGTAGGGGCCTTAGGAAGAATATGATAAGAGGGTAAGCAcaaattgattttattattattatttcccccCCTCTTCAGTGTGTTCTCTGGGCCTCTGATGTTTTGGGACCTCCTGAGCCAGAGGTGGTATTATTGTCCTAGTAAGTTTATGTGCCGTAGCTGCTTAAACAATGCCTCAAGGTAAAATTCAAGGATATGACAGCCATTTGTGGGCTTTTAGGCTTGTATAAAGAATTGTAGTTAGTACGTGTTGGTTGCTGAACTGCACTAGGTCTGGAGTAGCTGCTTACTGGAGTGCGTATCTTTTCCTTGCACATGTACAAGGGTATCTTGTGTTGTCTATCATCtttaattcttgctttttttgtcaAAAGTAGGATCTGAAGCAACATTGCAGCTGCCTTGTTGATAACCgaagaattattattttcttgtagCAATGTACAGTCTTTCTTCAAGTAACATTGAGAGATCTTTATTAGCTTGGCTTTGCAATCTCCACTCCTTTTATAGGTGACCTAAAGAAATGGAATATACAAAGTATTGCCCTCAATAGCAATAAGTCTGAATTCTCTGTTAGCATTGTTAAGGGCATTCATCACTCACAATAGTCATGATACTTCATTAATTGATGTCATCTATGAATCATCATTTTGGATATGATATCCTTTATCTTCTGATAGCTCAGGATTGTCGTTTGTACTAAGGACTTGATCCAAATGCTAGGTGAGTCCAGGGAATCTTCTTCCAAAGTCAGCAATGACCTTTGAATCAGATCTCAGGCATACTCAAGAGATAGAGCCTCTCTTATTTGACTCCCCATTGCTCTTTGGCAACTTCTTATTTGTCTGAATACTCTCCTGCCCAGTTTAGCTTACAAATCCTTCTTTCTGATCTTGCACCTTTGCTCTTTAATTCCTCCAGTTTACTGCTTCCcataaaattctgaaatcatATTGTTGAAATaacatatttcatttcacaCAAAGATCATGCTGATTCTTAAGCTTTTCTCACTAGTTTTTGCATCATAAGTATATCGATGGCTTTGCTGTTAAAGAATTAAACACGTTTGTATCTTATGCAAGAGTATTTGAACATGGTTCTTCATTCAGCTCAGCATAGTCTTAATAACTTAAGAAAACTAATCTGCTTAATAAGAGTGAATGCTCATTTTTTTGTTATCACCTGTTTTATAGAATATCAGCAgttgaacagattttttttccttagcttctAATAAATACAATGTCTTTGATTCATTCAGGTAGTGTCCCATCTCTAGCTGCTGGCCTTCTCTTTGGGAGTTTTGCTGGACTGGGTGCCTATCAGCTCTCACAGAATCCAAATAATGTATGGATTTCTCTGAGTAAGTCTTCTGGAATTTTATTTATGTGGGATTATATTTACTCAAATAACTGGGTACTTAAAATGACTACATAGAAGTGCAATAGTCACTGTACAAGAGTTAATCTGATGATGTTACAAATTACAcggaatcacagaattgttgaggttggaagggacctctgcagatcatctagtccaaccttcctgctcaagtagggtctcccagagcatgttagacaggatcgtatccaggtgggttttgaatatctccagagaaggagactccacaagctctctaggaaacctgttccagtgctctgtcactctcacagtgaggaaattcTCCgtcacattcaggcagaacttcctgtgattcagtttttgcccattgcctctagtcctttcacatggaacaactgaaaagactttagccccatccccttgacactctcacttcaggtgcttgtacacattgataagatcccccctcagtcttctcttccccaggctgaagaggcccagctctcacagcctttcctcatagggcaggtgctccagtcctctgatcagcCTCACAACCTgatgctggactctctccagtagccccatgtctctcttgtactggggagcccagaactggacacagtacttaagatgaggcctccccagggctgagtggaggggcaggatcacctctctcaaCCTACTGGCAAAacccttcctaatgcaccgCAGGATAgcactggccttcttggctgcAAGGGCactttgctggctcatggttaacttgtcatccaccagcactcccaggtcctctgcagagctgctttccagcaggtcagcccccagcttgtactggtgcctagagttatttctccctaggtgcaggactctgcacttgcccttgttgaatctcatgaggttcctctccgcccagctctccagcctgtccaggtctctctgaatggcagcacagccctgtggtgtatcagccactcctcccagcctggtatcattggcaaacttgctgaggaggcactctgacccctcatccaggtcgctgatgaaaaagttgaacaggatgggacccagccGTGAGCCGcgggggactccactagccacaggcctccagctagactctgcaccacctgatgacaaccctctgagatctgtctttcagccagttctcaatccacttcacagTCCACTTGTAtaacccacactttctgagTTTATATAGGAGAACGTTATGGGAGActgtcgaaagccttgctgaagtaaggtacacaacatccactgctctccgctcatctacccagccagtcatgccatcaaagaaggctatcagattggttaagcaggatttccccttggtgaatccatgctgactactcctgatcaccttcttttcctccatatgcttggagatgacatccagaatgagctgttccatcacctttctagggATGGCGATGAGGCTGACAtgcctatagttgcctgggtcctccttcttgccctttttgaagactgaagtgacactggctttcttccagtcctcaggcacctctccagttctccaggacctttcaaagatgatggagagcagcctggcaacaacatccgccagctccctcaatacctgtgggtgcatcccatcagggcccatggatttttGGATGTCAGcattcttataatcctcccaagtagcctgtctcctcttccacattctgtgtactttcttcttctgttggagttttgtcaggagctccttgctcatccatgccAATCTCCTgtcccctttgctggacttctttctccttgggatgcactgctcttgagcttggaggaagtgatgtttgaatacaaGCCAGTTCTCCtggacctcccttccttctaggaccttaacccatgagattcctccaagtaggtctctgaagagccaaaagtccgctctcctgaagtccagggttgcagtcctgcttatTGTCTTTACTTCTTTCATGCAgcatcctgaactccaccatctcatggtcactgcagccaaggctgcccccagccttcacatctcgTTGTTGGTTAGaacaaggtccagcaggacacccttccttgtaggctcccCCACTatctgtgtcaagaagttatcatcaatgcacggcagcagcctcctggactgtttgtgcctactgtgttgtccttccagcagatatcgGGGTagttgaagtctcccatgagaaccagagCCTGTGATCATAAGGCTGCTTctagctgtctgtagaaggccttgttgacttcctcttcctggtcaggtggcctgtagtagacacccacaacagtggGTGTCTCCCACCTTAGCCTgtcctttgatcttcacccatagGCTCTCGACTggctcctcctccacccctaggcagagctcaatgcattccagttgctctctccaATCTggaactccaccacctcgccttcctggcctgtctttcctaaaaagcacatagccatccatgacaacATTGAGTTTAATTTAGAGTTAAATTGAGTTTAAATTAGACCTTTAAACCTGTTCCCCTGGAGCAGGAACAGTTAACAACACttagttgtttttatttttttttaaagggtgttttgaaaatacatatttaaaaaccACTTTGGTGTGTCTTGCTCAGCATTTTCTCACTGTGTTCCTTCTTTCTGCATCCCTTTTATTTGAAGCATAAAATGCTTTGGATGACAATTTGAACTTATACTGTTGTTCCTCTTGGCAACAGGAGAAGAGAATATCTGTTATTCATCATGTTATTCATATTCATGGAAAATGTGTGCTAGGATAAACTGATACAGTAAACTCATATggtaaaataaatcaaaacaccATTATTTCACTTACTTTACCAAAAAATGAGGTACacattttgtgtttaaaaacttGTATGTACTATGACATGTGTCTCCAGAATGTGATCTTTGTCTTTATGTCCACACAGCACTCAGGCACAATCAAGTTAAGACAGCTTAGCATGTGATCATCTATTGCTTTAACCTGTGCGTGCATAAAGCCCATGCCAGCTGCAAAATAATACAACTTGAACTTAACTCTTGTTCACTAGTAAGTTAGGGTAACTTGCAATTGAAATAGGGTGAGAATATACTCGTAAATAATTTCTGCAGCTCCTGGTGTCTACCACTTGTTAGACTGCTTTAACTTAGATACTTGTAAGTGCACATTTGGCCACTATTTGTGTTTTAGTTGTATCCTCTCTGTCCTTGATCTGATTCCTTCACTAGGACCAAGGATGGGCTGGGTCCTTCAGCAATGTAACAGTTTTGCATCATGCAGGGAGCAATAATAGGGAATGCTTGTTCCAGCCACTCTTTTATGTGGTGCTGTTATGTTATCGCTGGATAGCAGCTACATGCTAAGGCTAAGGATTTCATTGGTgtgttttctgcatattttttgtAGTAATCAATCTTTCTTTGAGATACAGTGTTCCAGGGATTGCCCTTCCTCTTTTATTGGCTCAGTGAAACTGCTTGGCTCCTGTCTCAATGTCAAGCAGTCAAGATGGATGGTATTCACTCTTTGATATCAGATAACGGAAAGCAGTACAGCTTTCAGGGGTTGGTAGTGCTTAGCACTTAAACAGCACAACTGCTTGTCAAAGTCTTTTGCAAATATAAATCAGTTAATTCTTCAACAGTAGGAGTTAGGCAAGAAAATGCTATCTCCCTCTTCAAGAAGTGGGGGAATTACATGCACAGGTTTAGTGATTTTTGCTAGGGTGCTAGGAAAGAGTTGGTTCCAAAGCAATGTGGTATAAGTTATTCCCAGGCTCCAAAGCAGCATGTTTTACCAAAGAAACTTGGGAAGGACACGAGTATATAGAGTGCATTGTCTGCTAGAACtcatttttgaatatttattctttccatACTAAGACATTCAAAAGTTTACACAATTTATTGACTCTTTTTGGCCACCACATAAAATAATCCTGTTTCActcttttaatttatattactTATCTCTGTTCCATTGCTTCTGAACAAGCATCTCTCTCACATGTACATCTCTGCTGACTGAACTctttaatttctcatttaagTTACATCTGGAACATTGACTGCCGTCATGGGAATGAGATTTTACAACTCTGGAAAATTCATGCCTGCAGGGTTAATTGCTGGTGTCAGGTACAATACAAATATAGAGAGTATATACATATTTCAACCCCCTAtatgtgatttctttt
It encodes the following:
- the LOC134137231 gene encoding uncharacterized protein LOC134137231 isoform X3, translated to MVSDRGEPTGQRERTSRQGESFSCVRVNMDDTGKVDRAMAANHSLGSSLSAEPQVTSAALAAVVSSMAVDWLGFGYAALVATGGLIGYAKAGSVPSLAAGLLFGSFAGLGAYQLSQNPNNVWISLIC
- the LOC134137231 gene encoding transmembrane protein 14C-like isoform X1, which translates into the protein MDDTGKVDRAMAANHSLGSSLSAEPQVTSAALAAVVSSMAVDWLGFGYAALVATGGLIGYAKAGSVPSLAAGLLFGSFAGLGAYQLSQNPNNVWISLITSGTLTAVMGMRFYNSGKFMPAGLIAGVSLLMVGRLALKMMEKPHDK
- the LOC134137231 gene encoding transmembrane protein 14C-like isoform X2, producing the protein MLSCAAFPANWLAALTPPVGFSSMAVDWLGFGYAALVATGGLIGYAKAGSVPSLAAGLLFGSFAGLGAYQLSQNPNNVWISLITSGTLTAVMGMRFYNSGKFMPAGLIAGVSLLMVGRLALKMMEKPHDK